Proteins from a single region of Phaeacidiphilus oryzae TH49:
- a CDS encoding MFS transporter, producing the protein MTLSPSRPASAPTEADAGRSARGGVFSMFVDSFDVYLPALVLPAAMGYFMPDGLPAATRATLTTLLFTIGLLARPIGSVIFGNVSDRIGRRRTTLISGWGFTVATLLMGLLPGYGAWGYGAVVVFALLRLVSGIFLAGGYAAPIPLALEQAGERGRGRVGGLIGAGAPGAFLVINALLLVLLDTLPDGGFLHWGWRLPFLIGFLLGLVYLWQYRGVVEDESVYAERRARGRRQPVAELFTEHRGLIAGVFLFTCGYWFSAQMSVSFLPTLLVQVLGQKPRLETTLELVSAALTCVAIVLVAAWGQRAGRRRVLMFWALLTAVLVSASFLLLGVAAHAGAPSWLIGVIYVVAKVIPSAPLGVILAYLNERFPASVRASGYGIGYMFGLILPGLYSFWLLWLGHLMPYQAAPVVLIAFGGLLMFAAVRRGPETSGPAGAPAAAPAAAAEPAKGALR; encoded by the coding sequence ATGACGCTCTCCCCCAGCAGACCCGCGAGCGCGCCCACCGAGGCCGACGCCGGACGCTCGGCCCGCGGCGGCGTCTTCTCGATGTTCGTCGACAGCTTCGACGTCTACCTCCCGGCCCTCGTCCTCCCGGCCGCGATGGGCTACTTCATGCCCGACGGGCTGCCCGCCGCGACCCGGGCCACCCTCACCACCCTCCTCTTCACCATCGGCCTGCTGGCCCGGCCGATCGGCAGCGTGATCTTCGGGAACGTCTCCGACCGGATCGGCCGCCGCCGCACCACCCTGATCAGCGGCTGGGGCTTCACCGTCGCCACCCTGCTGATGGGCCTGCTGCCCGGCTACGGCGCCTGGGGTTACGGAGCCGTGGTCGTCTTCGCGCTGCTCCGCCTGGTCAGCGGGATCTTCCTGGCCGGCGGCTACGCGGCCCCCATCCCGCTCGCGCTGGAGCAGGCGGGGGAGCGGGGCCGGGGCCGCGTCGGGGGACTGATCGGGGCCGGCGCGCCCGGCGCCTTCCTGGTCATCAACGCGCTGCTGCTGGTCCTCCTGGACACCCTCCCCGACGGGGGCTTCCTCCACTGGGGCTGGCGGCTGCCGTTCCTGATCGGCTTCCTCCTCGGCCTGGTCTACCTCTGGCAGTACCGGGGAGTCGTCGAGGACGAGAGCGTCTACGCCGAGCGGCGGGCCCGCGGCCGGCGCCAGCCGGTGGCCGAGCTGTTCACCGAGCATCGCGGCCTGATCGCCGGGGTCTTCCTGTTCACCTGCGGCTACTGGTTCTCCGCGCAGATGTCGGTCTCCTTCCTGCCCACCCTGCTGGTGCAGGTGCTCGGCCAGAAGCCGCGGTTGGAGACCACCCTGGAGCTGGTCTCGGCCGCCCTCACCTGCGTGGCCATCGTGCTGGTGGCCGCGTGGGGCCAGCGGGCCGGACGGCGCCGGGTGCTGATGTTCTGGGCGCTGCTCACCGCGGTGCTGGTCTCCGCCTCGTTCCTGCTGCTCGGGGTGGCGGCGCACGCCGGGGCGCCGAGCTGGCTGATCGGCGTGATCTACGTGGTCGCGAAGGTGATCCCGTCCGCGCCGCTCGGCGTCATCCTCGCCTATCTCAACGAGCGCTTCCCGGCCTCGGTCCGGGCCAGCGGCTACGGCATCGGCTATATGTTCGGCCTGATCCTGCCCGGCCTCTACAGCTTCTGGCTGCTCTGGCTCGGCCACCTGATGCCCTATCAGGCCGCCCCCGTGGTGCTGATCGCCTTCGGCGGGCTGCTGATGTTCGCCGCCGTCCGGCGTGGCCCGGAGACCAGCGGCCCCGCCGGCGCCCCGGCGGCGGCACCGGCGGCGGCCGCGGAACCGGCGAAGGGAGCCCTTCGATGA
- a CDS encoding dihydroxy-acid dehydratase, which yields MLRSNYPPGSVRWATRRSQWRALGLSDEDMLKPKIAVVNTSSELAVCFSHLDGVAARVKEGVRAAGGLPFEVRTTAPSDFIHSAGHGGGYILSARDLIVNDIEVGVEGAQLDGMICLASCDKTAPGQLMAAGRLDIPTLLLACGYQPSGSYRGEHCDIEDVFLHACGTPGAELTAELTEMSEDAVRGPGVCAGMGTANSMHIVAEALGMALPGSTPVAADSPAMWREADRAAARIVELVREDVRPRAVLTAAAFRNAVRVALSVGASINTVKHLQAVAAEAEVDLDVLGLFAEYGAVTPLLSAVRPNGPHTIEQFDAAGGARAVMRRLAALDGLLDLDAPTVSGHIVGENLAGAEATDPATDRDTDTEADAHAEVIRPADRPFSREPLIVILRGSLCPLGGIVKLSVDHERPTGFSGPARCFERQEDAVAALAAGAIGAGDVVVLRGLGPRGRPGMGMASQIVFALDRAGLTGRVAVVTDGQLSGLVNRGIVVGEVRPEAADGGPLALVRDGDRIRVDVPGRGCELDVEPAELERRRAERPTLPEYGERGWLSVYRRTVQPLADGAVLRPGS from the coding sequence ATGCTGCGCAGCAACTACCCGCCCGGCTCCGTCCGCTGGGCCACCCGCAGGTCCCAGTGGCGGGCGCTCGGCCTCAGCGACGAGGACATGCTCAAGCCCAAGATCGCGGTGGTGAACACCTCCTCCGAACTGGCCGTCTGCTTCAGCCATCTGGACGGCGTGGCGGCCAGGGTCAAGGAGGGCGTCCGGGCGGCCGGCGGCCTGCCCTTCGAGGTGCGCACCACCGCGCCCAGCGACTTCATCCACTCCGCGGGCCACGGCGGCGGCTACATCCTCTCCGCCCGCGACCTGATCGTGAACGACATCGAGGTGGGGGTGGAGGGCGCCCAGCTGGACGGCATGATCTGCCTGGCCAGCTGCGACAAGACGGCCCCCGGCCAGCTGATGGCCGCGGGCCGGCTGGACATCCCCACCCTCCTCCTCGCCTGCGGCTACCAGCCCAGCGGCAGCTACCGGGGCGAGCACTGCGACATCGAGGACGTCTTCCTCCATGCCTGCGGCACCCCCGGTGCCGAACTCACCGCCGAGCTCACCGAGATGAGCGAGGACGCCGTGCGCGGCCCCGGCGTCTGCGCGGGGATGGGCACCGCCAACTCGATGCACATCGTCGCCGAGGCGCTGGGCATGGCGCTGCCCGGCAGCACCCCGGTTGCCGCCGACTCCCCGGCCATGTGGCGGGAGGCGGACCGGGCGGCCGCCCGGATCGTCGAGCTGGTCCGCGAGGACGTGCGGCCGCGTGCCGTGCTGACCGCCGCCGCGTTCCGCAACGCGGTGCGGGTGGCGCTGTCGGTGGGCGCCTCGATCAACACCGTCAAGCACCTCCAGGCGGTGGCCGCCGAGGCCGAGGTCGACCTCGACGTCCTCGGGCTGTTCGCCGAGTACGGTGCCGTCACCCCGCTCCTCTCCGCGGTACGCCCCAACGGACCGCACACCATCGAGCAGTTCGACGCGGCGGGCGGCGCCCGCGCGGTGATGCGCCGACTGGCGGCGCTGGACGGGCTGCTCGACCTGGACGCACCGACCGTCAGCGGCCACATCGTGGGGGAGAACCTCGCGGGCGCGGAGGCCACCGACCCGGCCACCGACCGCGACACCGACACCGAGGCCGACGCCCACGCCGAGGTGATCCGCCCCGCCGACCGGCCGTTCTCCCGCGAGCCGCTGATCGTCATCCTGCGCGGCAGCCTCTGCCCGCTGGGCGGGATCGTCAAGCTCTCCGTCGACCACGAGCGCCCGACCGGCTTCAGCGGCCCGGCCCGCTGCTTCGAGCGCCAGGAGGACGCGGTGGCCGCGCTGGCCGCCGGGGCGATCGGCGCCGGGGACGTGGTGGTGCTGCGCGGCCTGGGCCCGCGCGGGCGCCCCGGGATGGGGATGGCCTCGCAGATCGTCTTCGCCCTGGACCGGGCCGGACTCACCGGCCGGGTGGCGGTGGTGACGGACGGTCAGCTCTCCGGTCTGGTCAACCGCGGCATCGTGGTGGGGGAGGTGCGCCCGGAGGCCGCGGACGGCGGACCCCTCGCACTGGTCAGGGACGGCGACCGGATTCGCGTCGACGTGCCCGGGCGCGGCTGCGAACTGGACGTCGAGCCCGCCGAACTGGAGCGCCGCAGGGCCGAGCGGCCCACCCTGCCGGAGTACGGGGAGCGCGGCTGGCTCTCGGTCTACCGCCGTACCGTCCAGCCGCTCGCGGACGGCGCCGTCCTGCGCCCGGGCTCCTGA
- a CDS encoding FAD-dependent oxidoreductase — protein MPHPLTDLPVHTVRREAARSGGASAAAAHRITADVCVVGAGIAGLSAALESAALGRRVVLVDSLPVLGGQMVNSLIGLFCGVYGNAPRHRRLTHGIFDDMFRDLEATGDLFYRRTHTTTVGYDEVALGRWVENAVHDSGVEALTGAVITAVDRDGERLDSVRFATRYGSVEVSATGFVDATGDAALAWEAGLPCRLPDREIYGSQQLVVERVAEEGRPEIEELTARVREKAQEYGLRRRDGLAFYFPRRGTAVLNMTHIEAPLEPLAATRAQIEGKRQADRVVEFLRTEFPAAFGSARVRSYGFPGRRQTRWMQAVHQLTVDEVRAGTRFPDAVARTAWPIELHDTEQGYVWETFGPDHLHYVPLRSMLPAEADNLLAAGRCVDGDAAALSSVRVMGPCAAMGFAAAHALDLAAEAKESLHRIDHSALAARLTANLDD, from the coding sequence ATGCCCCATCCACTCACCGACCTCCCGGTCCACACCGTCCGCCGCGAGGCCGCCCGCTCCGGCGGAGCCTCGGCGGCCGCGGCCCATCGGATCACCGCCGACGTCTGCGTCGTCGGCGCCGGCATCGCCGGCCTCTCCGCCGCCCTGGAGTCCGCCGCCCTCGGACGCAGAGTCGTCCTGGTGGACTCGCTGCCGGTGCTCGGCGGACAGATGGTCAACTCGCTGATCGGCCTCTTCTGCGGGGTCTACGGCAACGCCCCGCGGCACCGCCGGCTCACCCACGGCATCTTCGACGACATGTTCCGCGACCTCGAAGCCACCGGCGACCTCTTCTACCGGCGCACCCACACCACCACCGTCGGCTATGACGAGGTGGCGCTCGGCCGGTGGGTGGAGAACGCCGTCCACGACAGCGGTGTGGAGGCCCTGACCGGAGCCGTGATCACGGCCGTGGACCGGGACGGCGAACGCCTCGACTCGGTGCGCTTCGCCACCCGCTACGGCTCTGTGGAGGTCTCCGCCACCGGCTTCGTGGACGCCACCGGCGACGCCGCCCTCGCCTGGGAGGCCGGACTGCCCTGCCGGCTCCCGGACCGCGAGATCTACGGCTCCCAGCAGCTGGTGGTCGAGCGGGTGGCCGAGGAGGGCCGGCCGGAGATCGAGGAACTGACCGCCCGGGTCCGGGAGAAGGCCCAGGAGTACGGGCTGCGCCGGCGCGACGGACTGGCCTTCTACTTCCCTCGCCGGGGCACCGCCGTCCTCAACATGACGCATATCGAGGCCCCGCTCGAACCGCTCGCCGCCACCCGCGCCCAGATCGAGGGCAAGCGGCAGGCCGACCGGGTGGTGGAGTTCCTGCGCACCGAGTTCCCCGCCGCCTTCGGCTCGGCCCGGGTGCGCAGCTACGGCTTCCCCGGCCGCCGGCAGACCCGCTGGATGCAGGCCGTCCACCAGCTGACCGTGGACGAGGTACGGGCCGGGACCCGCTTCCCGGACGCGGTCGCCAGGACCGCCTGGCCGATCGAGCTCCACGACACCGAGCAGGGCTACGTCTGGGAGACCTTCGGCCCCGACCACCTCCACTACGTGCCGCTGCGCAGCATGCTCCCCGCCGAGGCGGACAACCTGCTGGCGGCCGGGCGCTGCGTGGACGGGGACGCGGCGGCGCTCTCCAGCGTCCGGGTGATGGGCCCGTGCGCGGCGATGGGCTTCGCCGCCGCCCACGCGCTGGACCTGGCCGCCGAGGCGAAGGAGAGCCTCCACCGGATCGACCACTCGGCGCTGGCCGCCCGGCTCACCGCCAATCTGGACGACTGA